From one Trifolium pratense cultivar HEN17-A07 linkage group LG1, ARS_RC_1.1, whole genome shotgun sequence genomic stretch:
- the LOC123912914 gene encoding uncharacterized protein LOC123912914 isoform X1, giving the protein MNGGSRNNEKDSKAEEGEGSGGEGSGGEGSGGEGSGGEGSGGEGSGGWVSTFLKIAGAVAATAAVASTIYNVAKQEEVILKVDGSLLRGSNSAGCGGFLSSASEKWICGFAQRLNPDLREDETEKEAILRGLVWVKEKGKKKVVVKTDNRGIENLVNSGRRCNDPVICEIRDLLNSDEWDASLSWISGVENAVADRLAHKAHSSISYDLEEFDKPPQNCIMLLKQI; this is encoded by the coding sequence ATGAACGGAGGAAGCAGAAACAATGAGAAGGATAGCAAAGCTGAAGAAGGAGAAGGAAGCGGTGGAGAAGGAAGCGGTGGAGAAGGAAGCGGTGGAGAAGGAAGCGGTGGAGAAGGAAGCGGTGGAGAAGGAAGCGGTGGATGGGTGTCAACCTTTTTGAAAATAGCCGGAGCAGTAGCCGCAACAGCAGCCGTAGCTAGTACCATATACAACGTCGCAAAACAGGAGGAGGTGATACTCAAAGTTGATGGTTCGCTTCTGCGCGGAAGTAACTCAGCAGGCTGTGGTGGATTTCTAAGCAGTGCGTCTGAGAAATGGATCTGCGGTTTTGCTCAAAGGTTGAACCCAGATTTAAGAGAGGATGAAACCGAGAAAGAAGCCATTTTAAGAGGTTTGGTTTGGGTTAAagaaaagggaaagaagaaaGTTGTTGTGAAGACGGATAATAGAGGGATTGAGAATTTGGTGAATTCTGGACGAAGATGTAATGATCCTGTTATTTGTGAAATAAGGGATCTTCTTAACAGTGATGAGTGGGATGCTTCGTTGAGTTGGATCAGTGGAGTTGAAAATGCAGTTGCTGATAGACTTGCTCATAAAGCTCATAGCTCCATTTCTTATGATCTGGAAGAGTTTGATAAACCACCTCAAAACTGCATCATGCTCcttaaacaaatataa
- the LOC123922733 gene encoding uncharacterized protein LOC123922733 isoform X2 — MSGSGGRKNEKDSKEDKEGEGSGWASTFFKVAGAVGAVAAAAVVAGSVYSILKQPKADVTPYRVQQTQYEEELVILYVDGSHKPDIPLAACGGFLCNTSGKWICGFTQKLDPNLRLDQVEKQAILTGLLWVHGMGKRNVLVKSDREEAVKSVNNPVISKSTKDDPLICDIKKVLDSPHWKCKPELIPILRDENKVADKLAKKAHNFTSFNLQHFVNRSDIL; from the exons ATGAGTGGATCAGGGGGTAGAAAAAATGAGAAGGATAGCAAGGAAGACAAAGAAGGAGAAGGAAGTGGATGGGCATCAACGTTTTTTAAAGTAGCCGGTGCAGTGGGTGCAGTGGCCGCAGCAGCAGTAGTAGCCGGTAGCGTATACAGTATCCTAAAACAACCCAAAGCTGACGTAA CACCATATCGAGTGCAGCAAACTCAATATGAAGAAGAACTGGTGATACTATATGTGGACGGTTCACATAAGCCTGATATTCCATTAGCAGCATGTGGCGGTTTTCTATGCAACACATCCGGGAAATGGATTTGCGGTTTCACTCAAAAGTTGGATCCAAATTTAAGATTGGACCAAGTTGAGAAGCAGGCAATTTTAACTGGTTTGCTGTGGGTTCATGGGATGGGAAAGAGGAATGTTTTGGTGAAATCGGATCGTGAAGAGGCTGTGAAATCGGTGAATAATCCTGTTATCTCTAAATCTACTAAAGATGACCCTCTTATATGTGATATAAAGAAGGTTCTTGATAGTCCTCACTGGAAATGCAAACCCGAGTTGATTCCGATCCTTAGAGATGAAAATAAAGTTGCTGATAAACTCGCTAAGAAAGCTCACAACTTCACTTCTTTCAATCTGCAACACTTTGTAAACAGATCAGATATTCTTTAG
- the LOC123883850 gene encoding uncharacterized protein LOC123883850 gives MFYSAGLPFHLSRNPYFRRAFSYAANNSIPGYQPPGYNKLRTTLLHNERSHVENLLQPIRNTWNQKGVTIVSDGWSDPQRRPLINFMAVTESGPMFLKAVDCSGEVKDREFIAQKIKDVVMEVGPSNVVQIVTDNAAVCKSAGLIIEAEFPNIFWTPCVVHTLNLALKDICAARNTERNNEIFEECRWITQVADDANFIKNFVMLHSMRLSIFNSFNSLKFLSVAPTRFATTVVMLKRIALLKKGLQNMVISEQWTSYKADDVQKAKFVKDTLLDDTWWDKINYIIAFTSPIYDVLRRTDTEASCLHLVYDMWDSMIQDVRKAIYKHERKAEVEHSAFHDVVHSRLIARWTKSNTPLHCLAHSLNPRYYSHEWLSEDRNRVCPHQDKEITDERVKCFKRLFPDADERRKVNVEFANFSDGREGFADVDSLNDKGKMDPKSWWLVHGVHAPLLQKVALKLLGQPCSSSCSERNWSTYSFIDSLRRNKLLPKRAEDLVFIHSNLRLLSRNSPQYNQEETKMWDIAGSEFGSLDDCGILEIADLSLDEPELEDPFTNDDV, from the exons ATGTTTTACTCGGCTGGTTTACCATTTCATCTATCAAGAAATCCTTACTTTAGGAGGGCATTTTCCTATGCTGCTAACAATAGTATTCCTGGTTACCAACCTCCTGGTTACAATAAATTAAGGACAACATTGCTTCATAATGAGAGGAGTCATGTGGAGAACTTATTGCAGCCGATTAGAAATACATGGAATCAAAAGGGTGTCACGATTGTTAGTGATGGATGGAGTGACCCACAAAGAAGACCTCTTATCAATTTTATGGCTGTCACAGAGAGTGGTCCTATGTTTTTAAAGGCAGTAGACTGTTCAGGTGAGGTAAAAGATAGAGAATTTATTGCCCAAAAAATAAAGGATGTCGTTATGGAGGTTGGACCTTCAAATGTTGTGCAAATAGTGACCGACAATGCAGCGGTTTGTAAGTCGGCTGGTTTAATAATTGAGGCTGAATTTCCTAATATCTTCTGGACCCCGTGTGTTGTTCACACATTAAATCTTGCTTTGAAGGACATATGCGCAGCTAGGAATACAGAAAGAAACAATGAAATTTTCGAAGAATGTCGTTGGATTACCCAAGTTGCAGATGATGCAAATTTTATAAAGAATTTTGTCATGCTACACTCTATGAGATTATCGATTttcaattcattcaattcaTTAAAGTTTCTTTCTGTTGCTCCAACAAGATTTGCCACTACTGTTGTAATGCTTAAAAGGATTGCCTTATTGAAAAAGGGACTTCAAAATATGGTGATTAGTGAACAATGGACTTCTTATAAGGCAGATGATGTTCAAAAGGCTAAATTTGTGAAGGACACCTTGTTGGATGATACTTGGTGGGATaagattaattatattattGCTTTCACTAGTCCTATCTATGATGTTCTTAGAAGAACTGATACAGAAGCTTCATGTTTACATCTAGTGTATGACATGTGGGATTCAATGATACAAGATGTGAGGAAGGCTATATATAAACATGAAAGAAAGGCAGAGGTTGAACATTCAGCCTTTCATGATGTTGTGCACTCGAGATTAATTGCTCGTTGGACAAAGAGTAATACACCTCTTCATTGTTTAGCTCATTCCCTGAACCCAAG GTATTATAGTCATGAATGGCTAAGTGAAGATCGTAATCGAGTTTGTCCACATCAAGATAAGGAGATTACTGATGAAAGAGTAAAATGCTTCAAAAGGCTATTTCCTGATGCTGATGAAAGGAGAAAAGTGAATGTAGAGTTTGCCAACTTCTCAGATGGAAGAGAAGGTTTTGCTGACGTTGATTCTTTGAATGATAAGGGTAAGATGGATCCAAAATCTTGGTGGCTAGTTCATGGTGTGCATGCTCCATTGCTTCAAAAGGTTGCCCTTAAGCTACTTGGGCAACCTTGTTCATCTTCATGTAGTGAAAGAAATTGGAGTACATATTCATTTATAGATTCTCTAAGGAGAAACAAGCTGTTACCAAAAAGGGCAGAAGACTTGGTATTTATTCATAGCAACCTTCGACTTCTTTCAAGGAATAGTCCACAATACAATCAAGAGGAAACTAAAATGTGGGATATTGCTGGAAGTGAATTTGGATCACTTGATGATTGTGGAATTCTTGAAATTGCTGATTTATCTTTAGATGAACCTGAGCTAGAAGATCCCTTTACCAACGATGATGTTTAa
- the LOC123912914 gene encoding uncharacterized protein LOC123912914 isoform X2 — translation MNGGSRNNEKDSKAEEGEGSGGWVSTFLKIAGAVAATAAVASTIYNVAKQEEVILKVDGSLLRGSNSAGCGGFLSSASEKWICGFAQRLNPDLREDETEKEAILRGLVWVKEKGKKKVVVKTDNRGIENLVNSGRRCNDPVICEIRDLLNSDEWDASLSWISGVENAVADRLAHKAHSSISYDLEEFDKPPQNCIMLLKQI, via the exons ATGAACGGAGGAAGCAGAAACAATGAGAAGGATAGCAAAGCTGAAGAAGGAGAAG GAAGCGGTGGATGGGTGTCAACCTTTTTGAAAATAGCCGGAGCAGTAGCCGCAACAGCAGCCGTAGCTAGTACCATATACAACGTCGCAAAACAGGAGGAGGTGATACTCAAAGTTGATGGTTCGCTTCTGCGCGGAAGTAACTCAGCAGGCTGTGGTGGATTTCTAAGCAGTGCGTCTGAGAAATGGATCTGCGGTTTTGCTCAAAGGTTGAACCCAGATTTAAGAGAGGATGAAACCGAGAAAGAAGCCATTTTAAGAGGTTTGGTTTGGGTTAAagaaaagggaaagaagaaaGTTGTTGTGAAGACGGATAATAGAGGGATTGAGAATTTGGTGAATTCTGGACGAAGATGTAATGATCCTGTTATTTGTGAAATAAGGGATCTTCTTAACAGTGATGAGTGGGATGCTTCGTTGAGTTGGATCAGTGGAGTTGAAAATGCAGTTGCTGATAGACTTGCTCATAAAGCTCATAGCTCCATTTCTTATGATCTGGAAGAGTTTGATAAACCACCTCAAAACTGCATCATGCTCcttaaacaaatataa
- the LOC123922733 gene encoding uncharacterized protein LOC123922733 isoform X1: MSGSGGRKNEKDSKEDKEGEGSGWASTFFKVAGAVGAVAAAAVVAGSVYSILKQPKADVTPYRVQQTRHHNHHHEEEEEEADVAPYRVQQTQYEEELVILYVDGSHKPDIPLAACGGFLCNTSGKWICGFTQKLDPNLRLDQVEKQAILTGLLWVHGMGKRNVLVKSDREEAVKSVNNPVISKSTKDDPLICDIKKVLDSPHWKCKPELIPILRDENKVADKLAKKAHNFTSFNLQHFVNRSDIL, encoded by the coding sequence ATGAGTGGATCAGGGGGTAGAAAAAATGAGAAGGATAGCAAGGAAGACAAAGAAGGAGAAGGAAGTGGATGGGCATCAACGTTTTTTAAAGTAGCCGGTGCAGTGGGTGCAGTGGCCGCAGCAGCAGTAGTAGCCGGTAGCGTATACAGTATCCTAAAACAACCCAAAGCTGACGTAACACCATATCGAGTGCAGCAAACTCGTCATCATAATCATCACCacgaggaggaggaggaggaagctGACGTAGCACCATATCGAGTGCAGCAAACTCAATATGAAGAAGAACTGGTGATACTATATGTGGACGGTTCACATAAGCCTGATATTCCATTAGCAGCATGTGGCGGTTTTCTATGCAACACATCCGGGAAATGGATTTGCGGTTTCACTCAAAAGTTGGATCCAAATTTAAGATTGGACCAAGTTGAGAAGCAGGCAATTTTAACTGGTTTGCTGTGGGTTCATGGGATGGGAAAGAGGAATGTTTTGGTGAAATCGGATCGTGAAGAGGCTGTGAAATCGGTGAATAATCCTGTTATCTCTAAATCTACTAAAGATGACCCTCTTATATGTGATATAAAGAAGGTTCTTGATAGTCCTCACTGGAAATGCAAACCCGAGTTGATTCCGATCCTTAGAGATGAAAATAAAGTTGCTGATAAACTCGCTAAGAAAGCTCACAACTTCACTTCTTTCAATCTGCAACACTTTGTAAACAGATCAGATATTCTTTAG